One genomic window of Glycine soja cultivar W05 chromosome 9, ASM419377v2, whole genome shotgun sequence includes the following:
- the LOC114367782 gene encoding probable sugar phosphate/phosphate translocator At1g48230 isoform X1: MMINKTLFLTYVYLFIYILLSSGVILYNKWVLSPKYFNFPLPITLTMIHMAFSGAVAFFLVRVFKIVTPVKMTFEIYATCVVPISAFFASSLWFGNTAYLHISVAFIQMLKALMPVATFIMAVLCGIDKARCDVFLNMLLVSVGVVISSYGEIHFNIVGTVYQVTGIFAEALRLVLTQVLLQKKGLTLNPITSLYYIAPCSFVFLFVPWYLLEKPVMEVSQIQFNFWIFFSNAICALALNFSIFLVIGRTGAVTIRVAGVLKDWILIALSTVIFPESTITGLNIVGYAIALCGVVMYNYIKVKDVRASQLPVESIPDRITKDWKFEKKSSDIYVPDNIGDNEGSSGGNGTASDMKIDEETPLISSSRLSHIGRTQLTNQYATGK; encoded by the exons atgatgatcaaCAAAACGCTTTTTCTCACTTATGTCTACTTGTTCATCTACATCCTGCTCTCTTCCGGCGTCATTTTGTACAATAAG TGGGTTCTGTCGCCAAAATACTTCAACTTTCCCCTTCCCATAACGCTCACGATGATTCACATGGCCTTTTCTGGGGCAGTCGCATTTTTTCTTGTTCGGGTCTTTAAG ATTGTGACTCCTGTCAAAATGACATTTGAAAT ATATGCAACTTGCGTGGTACCAATAAGTGCTTTCTTTGCATCTAGTCTTTG GTTTGGTAACACAGCCTACTTGCACATCTCCGTGGCTTTTATCCAGATGCTCAAAGCTCTGA TGCCGGTGGCAACTTTCATTATGGCTGTTTTGTGCGGTATTGACAAAGCAAGGTGTGATGTGTTCTTGAACATGTTGCTGGTCAGTGTTGGGGTTGTCATTTCCTCATATggggaaattcattttaatatagtTGGTACAGTTTACCAGGTCACAGGCATATTTGCAGAAGCTTTAAGACTGGTCTTAACACAAGTTCTTCTGCAGAAAAAGGGGTTGACTTTAAATCCTATCACAAGCTTATATTACATAGCTCCCTGCAG TTTTGTGTTTCTCTTTGTGCCTTGGTACCTACTAGAGAAGCCTGTGATGGAAGTTTCACAGATTCAGTTCAATTTTTGGATCTTCTTTTCCAACGCTATATGTGCTCTAGCCTTGAATTTCTCCATTTTCTTAGTCATTGGTAGAACCGGTGCTGTAACCATCCGGGTCGCTGGTGTGCTTAAAGACTGGATATTGATAGCTCTTTCAACTGTTATATTCCCAGAATCTACAATAACTGGGTTGAATATAGTTGGCTATGCTATTG CATTGTGTGGAGTTGTGATGTACAATTACATAAAGGTTAAGGATGTCCGTGCCTCTCAATTGCCTGTTGAAAGTATACCGGATCGGATCACAAAG GACTGGAAATTCGAGAAGAAGTCATCCGATATATATGTGCCAGATAACATTGGTGACAATGAGGGAAGCAGTGGAGGTAATGGTACTGCTTCTGATATGAAAATTGATGAAGAAACACCACTAATTTCATCATCAAGGTTATCTCATATTGGACGAACACAGTTAACCAACCAATATGCAACAGGAAAGTGA
- the LOC114367782 gene encoding probable sugar phosphate/phosphate translocator At3g17430 isoform X2: protein MMINKTLFLTYVYLFIYILLSSGVILYNKWVLSPKYFNFPLPITLTMIHMAFSGAVAFFLVRVFKIVTPVKMTFEIYATCVVPISAFFASSLWFGNTAYLHISVAFIQMLKALMPVATFIMAVLCGIDKARCDVFLNMLLVSVGVVISSYGEIHFNIVGTVYQVTGIFAEALRLVLTQVLLQKKGLTLNPITSLYYIAPCSFVFLFVPWYLLEKPVMEVSQIQFNFWIFFSNAICALALNFSIFLVIGRTGAVTIRVAGVLKDWILIALSTVIFPESTITGLNIVGYAIALCGVVMYNYIKVKDVRASQLPVESIPDRITKDWKFEKKSSDIYVPDNIGDNEGSSGGLVTVLTNQYKTFWHALILLRRLLRNL, encoded by the exons atgatgatcaaCAAAACGCTTTTTCTCACTTATGTCTACTTGTTCATCTACATCCTGCTCTCTTCCGGCGTCATTTTGTACAATAAG TGGGTTCTGTCGCCAAAATACTTCAACTTTCCCCTTCCCATAACGCTCACGATGATTCACATGGCCTTTTCTGGGGCAGTCGCATTTTTTCTTGTTCGGGTCTTTAAG ATTGTGACTCCTGTCAAAATGACATTTGAAAT ATATGCAACTTGCGTGGTACCAATAAGTGCTTTCTTTGCATCTAGTCTTTG GTTTGGTAACACAGCCTACTTGCACATCTCCGTGGCTTTTATCCAGATGCTCAAAGCTCTGA TGCCGGTGGCAACTTTCATTATGGCTGTTTTGTGCGGTATTGACAAAGCAAGGTGTGATGTGTTCTTGAACATGTTGCTGGTCAGTGTTGGGGTTGTCATTTCCTCATATggggaaattcattttaatatagtTGGTACAGTTTACCAGGTCACAGGCATATTTGCAGAAGCTTTAAGACTGGTCTTAACACAAGTTCTTCTGCAGAAAAAGGGGTTGACTTTAAATCCTATCACAAGCTTATATTACATAGCTCCCTGCAG TTTTGTGTTTCTCTTTGTGCCTTGGTACCTACTAGAGAAGCCTGTGATGGAAGTTTCACAGATTCAGTTCAATTTTTGGATCTTCTTTTCCAACGCTATATGTGCTCTAGCCTTGAATTTCTCCATTTTCTTAGTCATTGGTAGAACCGGTGCTGTAACCATCCGGGTCGCTGGTGTGCTTAAAGACTGGATATTGATAGCTCTTTCAACTGTTATATTCCCAGAATCTACAATAACTGGGTTGAATATAGTTGGCTATGCTATTG CATTGTGTGGAGTTGTGATGTACAATTACATAAAGGTTAAGGATGTCCGTGCCTCTCAATTGCCTGTTGAAAGTATACCGGATCGGATCACAAAG GACTGGAAATTCGAGAAGAAGTCATCCGATATATATGTGCCAGATAACATTGGTGACAATGAGGGAAGCAGTGGAG GGTTGGTAACTGTTCTTACAAATCAATACAAGACTTTTTGGCATGCTTTGATCTTATTGAGACGTTTGTTAAGAAACTTATGA